In one Gossypium hirsutum isolate 1008001.06 chromosome D09, Gossypium_hirsutum_v2.1, whole genome shotgun sequence genomic region, the following are encoded:
- the LOC107929030 gene encoding uncharacterized protein, producing MASLNSLPFIAIFLVLHLSIAKSDFLSPLFPPIFDDVCKEVHCGKGKCKPSSNGTLPYTCECDIGWKQTAADHDDHPKFLPCIFPNCTLDASCAAAPSPVQEKEAKANRSIFDICRWTNCGGGSCNKTSPFTYDCKCSEGYFNLLNVSVFPCYRECAIGLDCANLGITTSNKSTSATPSSSQNNANRAGSKLLENCQWVIMLVLLLVMVV from the exons ATGGCTTCTCTCAATTCCCTTCCCTTCATTGCAATCTTCCTTGTTCTTCATCTTAGCATTGCTAAATCCGACTTTTTATCACCCCTTTTCCCACCTATCTTTG ATGATGTATGCAAAGAAGTGCATTGTGGAAAAGGAAAATGCAAGCCTTCATCAAATGGAACACTCCCTTATACTTGTGAATGCGATATTGGTTGGAAACAAACAGCTGCTGATCATGATGATCATCCCAAGTTTCTCCCTTGCATTTTTCCCAATT GTACGCTTGATGCTTCTTGTGCAGCTGCTCCTTCTCCTGTGCAAGAAAAGGAAGCCAAAGCAAATCGATCTATTTTTGATA TCTGCCGTTGGACTAATTGCGGTGGTGGATCATGCAACAAGACATCACCGTTTACGTATGACTGCAAATGTTCAGAGGGTTATTTTAATCTTCTTAATGTCTCTGTCTTCCCGTGCTACAGAGAAT GTGCGATTGGACTGGATTGTGCAAACCTTGGGATCACCACGTCGAATAAATCTACTTCCGCAACACCATCATCGTCCCAAAACAATGCGAATAGAG CTGGGTCGAAGCTGCTAGAGAATTGTCAATGGGTGATAATGTTGGTATTGTTGCTGGTTATGGTAgtttga